A region from the Panicum hallii strain FIL2 chromosome 1, PHallii_v3.1, whole genome shotgun sequence genome encodes:
- the LOC112901560 gene encoding transcriptional activator Myb-like isoform X2, which translates to MARGGGSRRFGLKGPPEEEEEGAGLKKGAWTAEEDEKLVAHVQRHGEGSWNQVRRETGLLRCGKSCRLRWANHLRPDLKRGAMSPEEELLVLRLHSLLGNKWARIAAHLPGRTDNEIKNYWNTRTKRRERAGLPLYPPEVEHEVALIRAGGPNTILGDDAGAAHELPFLFDAADPLASLPLPPPASDSPALLYHFGKAAQEPLPLPYISNLQIDPVKYLQPLAPLLPPMAHRELPSVQSAAIATGAALETMFLRELGHQQVPDANLVNFGAMPGLVSYENAVSSHCVQEEVQNLGDKRGRLSGDEKPAKRLLASSVADDKEMPNLLRDDVTGEAPGHDAVVADQTIFLTAGSIDDDELQHLMMPSAPLICDEDGWNQ; encoded by the exons ATGGCGCGCGGTGGAGGTAGCAGGAGGTTCGGGCTGAAGGGGccaccggaggaggaggaggagggggccggCCTGAAGAAAGGCGCTTGGACCGCCGAGGAAGACGAGAAGCTGGTCGCGCACGTGCAGCGCCACGGGGAAGGGAGCTGGAACCAGGTGCGCCGGGAGACGGGCCTGCTGCGCTGCGGCAAGAGCTGCCGGCTGCGGTGGGCGAACCACCTCCGCCCCGACCTCAAGCGGGGCGCCATGTCGCCGGAGGAGGAGCTCCTCGTCCTCCGCCTCCACTCGCTCCTCGGCAACAAGTGGGCGCGCATCGCCGCGCAT CTGCCAGGGAGGACGGACAACGAAATCAAGAACTACTGGAACACGCGGACGAAGCGGCGCGAGCGCGCCGGCCTCCCGCTGTACCCTCCGGAGGTCGAGCACGAGGTCGCCCTCATCCGCGCCGGTGGCCCCAACACCATCCTAGGTGACGACGCGGGCGCCGCCCACGAGCTGCCGTTCCTCTTCGACGCGGCCGACCCACTCGCTTCGCTGCCGCTGCCACCACCGGCCTCGGACTCGCCGGCGCTGCTATACCACTTCGGCAAGGCAGCGCAGGAGCCACTGCCGCTCCCCTACATCAGCAACCTGCAGATCGACCCCGTCAAGTACCTGCAGCCGCTGGCACCATTGCTGCCGCCAATGGCGCACCGGGAGCTCCCTTCGGTCCAATCAGCCGCGATCGCCACCGGCGCCGCGCTCGAGACGATGTTCCTCCGCGAGCTGGGACATCAGCAGGTGCCCGACGCCAACCTGGTAAATTTTGGAGCCATGCCTGGTTTGGTCAGCTACGAGAACGCCGTCTCCTCGCATTGCGTCCAAGAAGAGGTGCAAAACCTCGGCGACAAACGCGGCCGCCTCTCCG GAGATGAGAAGCCGGCGAAGAGGCTACTGGCAAGCAGTGTGGCCGACGATAAGGAGATGCCGAACCTACTGCGTGATGACGTCACGGGCGAGGCGCCCGGCCATGATGCTGTCGTCGCTGACCAGACGATCTTCCTAACCGCCGGGAGCATTGATGACGATGAGTTGCAGCATCTCATGATGCCGTCGGCGCCGCTGATCTGTGACGAGGACGGCTGGAACCAATGA